In one Vulgatibacter incomptus genomic region, the following are encoded:
- a CDS encoding c-type cytochrome → MIKPLLAAIVVAPALAAAAPIGPAIVKLWEQSCASCHGSEGDGDTRLGRAYGVGSFRDEEWQDRHDDAEIRRAIEEGKPTTRMRAFGDQLTADQVDGLVAFIRTFDPSPKRKVIKEPPVPPRQAIPKPLPPIAR, encoded by the coding sequence GTGATCAAGCCTCTGCTCGCCGCCATCGTCGTGGCCCCTGCCCTCGCCGCCGCCGCGCCGATCGGCCCCGCGATCGTGAAGCTCTGGGAGCAGAGCTGCGCGAGCTGCCACGGAAGCGAAGGCGACGGCGACACGAGGCTCGGACGCGCCTACGGAGTCGGCTCCTTCCGCGACGAGGAATGGCAGGACCGCCACGACGACGCGGAGATCCGGCGCGCGATCGAGGAAGGGAAGCCGACGACCCGGATGAGGGCCTTCGGCGACCAGCTCACGGCGGATCAGGTCGACGGTCTGGTCGCCTTCATCCGCACCTTCGATCCAAGCCCGAAGCGAAAAGTGATCAAGGAGCCGCCGGTTCCGCCGAGGCAGGCGATCCCCAAGCCGCTCCCGCCGATCGCGCGCTGA
- a CDS encoding D-alanine--D-alanine ligase family protein, with product MKITVLYNRDYESDGSQASDPGHEARAEIEGVAQAVESALRRIPGVETRLLPCRGTSLRFAEDLRADPPDLVFNLCESLAGDSRGELAVPAILESLGIPYTGSSSVALALALHKQKAKELLRGVGVPVPDGRVVRRPPDLDGWDAAFPLMVKPAREDASVGISPASVVHDREALERRVRHVLDTHRQEAIVERYVEGRELYVALLGNDPPEVLPITEIDFSELPATLPRIVTYDAKWVPGSVEDRGTRPHLAEITDPEVRARVEHVARETFRTLELRDYGRVDLRLDADGTPWVIDVNANCALAPDAGYARAAAAIGLPYDAMIARLVEVAIERLHADPSWKAERPAPARRPPSQHRELHGGGGELRNRAHRARRGRS from the coding sequence ATGAAGATCACCGTCCTCTACAACCGCGACTACGAATCCGACGGCTCACAAGCTTCAGACCCGGGGCACGAGGCGCGCGCCGAGATCGAAGGCGTGGCCCAGGCGGTGGAGTCCGCCTTGCGGCGGATCCCGGGGGTGGAGACGAGGCTCCTCCCGTGCAGGGGGACGAGCCTCCGGTTCGCGGAGGACCTCCGGGCCGATCCGCCCGACCTCGTCTTCAACCTCTGCGAGTCCCTCGCAGGCGACTCGCGGGGCGAGCTCGCGGTGCCCGCGATCCTCGAGAGCCTGGGGATCCCGTACACCGGGAGCTCGTCCGTGGCCCTGGCCCTCGCGCTGCACAAGCAGAAGGCGAAGGAGCTCCTCCGCGGCGTGGGCGTGCCCGTCCCGGACGGCCGCGTCGTCCGCCGTCCTCCGGACCTCGATGGGTGGGACGCCGCGTTTCCACTCATGGTGAAGCCCGCCCGGGAGGACGCCTCCGTCGGGATCTCGCCGGCGAGCGTGGTCCACGACCGGGAGGCGCTGGAGCGCCGGGTCCGGCACGTGCTCGACACCCACCGCCAGGAGGCGATCGTCGAGCGCTACGTCGAGGGCCGCGAGCTCTACGTGGCCCTCCTCGGCAACGATCCCCCGGAGGTGCTTCCCATCACCGAGATCGACTTCTCGGAGCTGCCCGCGACGCTTCCCCGGATCGTCACCTACGACGCCAAGTGGGTGCCCGGATCCGTGGAGGATCGCGGCACGAGGCCGCACCTCGCCGAGATCACCGATCCCGAGGTGCGCGCCCGGGTGGAGCACGTGGCGCGGGAGACCTTCCGCACCCTCGAGCTCCGCGACTACGGCAGGGTCGACCTCCGCCTGGACGCCGACGGCACCCCTTGGGTGATCGACGTAAACGCCAACTGCGCCCTGGCGCCGGACGCGGGCTACGCGCGCGCTGCGGCCGCCATCGGCCTCCCCTACGACGCCATGATCGCGCGCCTCGTCGAGGTCGCGATCGAGAGACTCCATGCAGATCCGTCCTGGAAAGCCGAGCGACCTGCCCCGGCTCGGCGCCCTCCTTCGCAGCATCGAGAACTTCACGGCGGAGGAGGTGAGCTGCGCAACCGAGCTCATCGAGCTCGCCGTGGGCGCTCCTGA
- a CDS encoding PAS domain-containing sensor histidine kinase — protein MKRRDATPLSAARDRLSRSAVAIYLAATGVALAILLSALVTDKDHQEQELRDRLLMGTELRSESLGRHLAMLTRELGRLGESAAIDPTDGNIVPERELLRITHRNSAVFDVGVAILDDEGKVAWSEPQRFLPQGEPLGVNDWFHDAKRDGRTQIVPVMPDRSDALVYVVSPVIRDGRFIGALLGGIDLATGGSIEPLPGDNVTVLATRQGEVVFPPNPPAFSEEESFVRLARGAGADEGVRQVRLGGVDREVAVSPVADTDFALMSIADSVPFYQPARSRLWVRLAAALGLLLAPLLLLASRLLRELRIFRLSEEEVLRADRIRHLGEASNAIAHEVKNSLNGIRVGLDLLLHRGKGDGAVVDTLRAEIQRLTDFTSDLLLFSRGPVARARPVELGTFVSEITELQREVAAEQGIRLEVEKPAEAVTALADPQHVHVILSNLIGNAIDAVSSRPSPRIDVRLDVRDGVATVAVSDNGPGVDPALVPRLFEPFATGKPSGVGLGLALSRNLAAAQGGGLELAPSPHGATFRFSLPLAHGESAQTPPPGLPATRRHIP, from the coding sequence GTGAAGAGGCGCGATGCCACGCCGCTGTCGGCAGCGAGGGATCGCCTGTCGCGATCGGCGGTCGCGATCTACCTCGCGGCGACCGGCGTAGCCCTGGCGATCCTGCTCTCCGCGCTGGTGACCGACAAGGACCACCAGGAGCAGGAGCTCCGCGATCGCCTGCTGATGGGCACGGAGCTCCGATCGGAGTCCCTGGGACGGCACCTGGCCATGCTCACCCGCGAGCTCGGCCGGCTGGGCGAGAGCGCCGCGATCGATCCGACCGACGGCAACATCGTCCCGGAGCGGGAGCTCCTGCGCATCACCCACCGGAACAGCGCCGTCTTCGACGTGGGCGTGGCGATCCTCGACGATGAGGGGAAGGTGGCGTGGTCGGAGCCGCAGCGCTTCCTGCCCCAGGGCGAGCCCCTGGGAGTGAACGATTGGTTCCATGACGCCAAGCGCGACGGCCGGACGCAGATCGTACCCGTGATGCCGGATCGGTCGGACGCGCTCGTCTACGTCGTGTCGCCGGTGATCCGCGACGGCCGGTTCATCGGCGCTCTCCTCGGCGGCATCGACCTCGCGACGGGAGGTTCCATCGAGCCGCTGCCCGGAGACAACGTCACCGTGCTGGCCACGAGGCAGGGCGAGGTCGTCTTCCCACCGAATCCTCCCGCCTTCTCGGAAGAGGAGTCCTTCGTCCGGCTCGCCAGGGGCGCAGGCGCGGACGAGGGCGTTCGCCAGGTCCGCCTGGGCGGCGTCGATCGGGAGGTCGCGGTCTCGCCCGTCGCCGACACCGACTTCGCGCTGATGTCGATCGCGGACTCGGTCCCCTTCTACCAGCCGGCGCGCAGCCGTCTCTGGGTGCGGCTGGCGGCGGCGCTCGGGCTCCTCCTCGCCCCGCTGCTCCTCCTGGCGAGCCGGCTCCTGCGCGAGCTGCGCATCTTCCGCCTCTCGGAGGAGGAGGTCCTCCGCGCCGATCGGATTCGCCACCTGGGCGAGGCGTCGAACGCCATCGCACACGAGGTGAAGAACTCCCTCAACGGGATCCGGGTGGGCCTGGACCTGCTCCTCCACCGGGGCAAGGGCGATGGCGCCGTGGTCGACACGCTCCGCGCCGAGATCCAGCGGCTCACCGACTTCACATCGGATCTCCTGCTCTTCTCCCGGGGACCGGTGGCGCGCGCAAGGCCGGTCGAGCTCGGGACCTTCGTCTCGGAGATCACGGAGCTGCAGCGGGAGGTCGCGGCCGAGCAGGGGATCCGCCTCGAGGTGGAGAAGCCCGCCGAAGCGGTCACCGCCCTCGCGGATCCGCAGCACGTCCACGTGATCCTCTCGAACCTGATCGGCAACGCGATCGACGCGGTCTCGTCCAGGCCGTCGCCTCGGATCGACGTCCGCCTCGACGTGCGCGACGGAGTCGCTACGGTCGCTGTCTCGGACAACGGCCCCGGCGTGGATCCGGCCCTCGTGCCCCGGCTCTTCGAGCCCTTCGCCACCGGCAAGCCCAGCGGCGTGGGCCTGGGGCTCGCCCTCTCCCGAAACCTCGCGGCCGCCCAGGGCGGCGGCCTCGAGCTCGCGCCCTCGCCGCACGGCGCAACCTTCCGCTTTTCCCTTCCGCTCGCCCACGGCGAGTCGGCACAGACACCTCCGCCCGGCCTCCCGGCGACACGGAGACACATTCCATGA
- a CDS encoding HD domain-containing protein, with amino-acid sequence MKDEGPAASVGRVTRIRDPIHGSIHLGPRELKVVDSPFFQRLRSVRQTGFADLAFPGATHTRYVHALGACHLSGRIFDVIAQKLPALADAERARLEAALRLAVLLHDLGHAPFSHSSEAIMPRRGVLRLPAWVDRGAPMAQANHEDYTLKLVLDSGLTDLLRREYGPIGLPPEAIASLIAGVRPPGGPYFVVGGVDLSPLLRQVVSSELDADRMDYLLRDSFFTGVNYGNYDLDWLIGNLDVHVHDGIAELAIGSRAIFAFEDFLLSRYHMFLSVYYHRTPICFDRMLRLYYRESPGEYEIPSDPAHYLGCDDVQLQSVLRASSNRWAQRIARRQPFRLLLEVNPYDTGYNLVHVVEKLRSASVEHFATESLGLVSKYFGAGEAGATIWVHVTDQRRFVPLEEYTPLFRRYEQQVRIDRIYVDPARIAEARELVGLPSEGA; translated from the coding sequence TTGAAAGACGAGGGGCCGGCTGCCAGTGTGGGCCGGGTGACGCGCATCCGGGATCCCATCCATGGCTCGATCCACCTCGGCCCCAGGGAGCTGAAGGTCGTCGACTCGCCGTTCTTCCAGCGGCTGCGCTCGGTGCGGCAGACCGGCTTCGCGGACCTCGCGTTCCCGGGCGCCACCCACACCCGCTACGTCCACGCCCTCGGAGCCTGCCACCTCTCGGGGCGGATCTTCGACGTGATCGCCCAGAAGCTCCCCGCCCTCGCCGACGCGGAGCGGGCGCGCCTGGAAGCGGCCCTCCGGCTGGCGGTGCTGCTGCACGACCTGGGGCACGCGCCCTTCTCCCACTCGTCCGAGGCGATCATGCCCCGCCGCGGGGTCCTGCGCCTCCCGGCGTGGGTGGATCGGGGCGCGCCCATGGCCCAGGCCAACCACGAGGACTACACCCTCAAGCTCGTCCTCGACTCGGGGCTGACCGACCTCCTCCGCCGCGAGTACGGCCCCATCGGCCTCCCGCCCGAGGCGATCGCGTCGCTGATCGCCGGGGTGCGGCCGCCGGGAGGACCGTACTTCGTCGTCGGCGGCGTCGACCTCTCGCCGCTCCTCAGGCAGGTGGTCTCGAGCGAGCTCGACGCCGATCGGATGGACTACCTCCTCCGGGACTCCTTCTTCACGGGCGTGAACTACGGCAACTACGACCTGGACTGGCTCATCGGAAACCTGGACGTGCACGTGCACGACGGGATCGCCGAGCTCGCCATCGGGAGCCGCGCGATCTTCGCCTTCGAGGACTTCCTCCTCTCGCGCTACCACATGTTTCTCTCGGTGTACTACCACCGCACGCCGATCTGCTTCGACCGGATGCTCCGGCTCTACTACCGGGAGTCGCCCGGCGAGTACGAGATCCCCTCCGATCCCGCCCACTACCTCGGCTGCGACGACGTGCAGCTCCAGTCGGTGCTCCGGGCCTCGTCGAACCGCTGGGCGCAGCGCATCGCCCGGCGGCAGCCGTTCCGCCTATTGCTTGAAGTGAATCCGTACGACACGGGATACAACCTGGTGCACGTCGTCGAGAAGCTGCGCTCGGCGAGCGTCGAACACTTCGCCACCGAGTCGCTCGGCCTGGTCTCCAAGTATTTCGGCGCGGGCGAGGCGGGCGCGACCATCTGGGTGCACGTCACCGACCAGCGGCGCTTCGTTCCCCTCGAGGAGTACACGCCGCTCTTCCGGCGCTACGAGCAGCAGGTGCGGATCGACCGGATCTACGTCGATCCCGCCCGGATCGCCGAGGCGCGCGAGCTCGTGGGCCTTCCCTCCGAAGGCGCCTGA
- a CDS encoding DNA-methyltransferase: MRTTLDPIALYPQSVGQDRSFRVVQGDSLRLLADLPDACVDLVFADPPYHLSNGGFTCKGGRRASVDKGAWDASQGLAADHAFQRAWLAQAQRVLKPSGTLWVSGTQHVIFSIGFALQALDFHLLNTVTWFKPNAAPNLACRTFTHSTELLIWAAPRRSKRLLHTFNYQEMKATNGGKQMRDLWNLGFEAPQAGGPQVTWSLPTPGKGEKAHGGHPTQKPISLLERVILCSSNPGDVVLDPFSGSGTTGVAAVANGRRYLGFEREAEYADLSRRRIAAALDEAGRRKVGAA; encoded by the coding sequence ATGCGCACCACCCTCGATCCCATCGCCCTCTATCCCCAGTCCGTCGGCCAGGACCGCAGCTTCCGCGTGGTGCAGGGGGACAGCCTCCGTCTCCTGGCGGATCTGCCGGACGCCTGCGTCGACCTGGTCTTCGCGGATCCGCCCTACCACCTCTCGAACGGCGGGTTCACGTGCAAGGGTGGGAGGCGCGCGAGCGTCGACAAGGGCGCGTGGGACGCCTCGCAGGGCCTCGCCGCCGATCACGCGTTCCAGCGCGCCTGGCTCGCCCAGGCCCAGCGGGTGCTGAAGCCGAGCGGGACGCTCTGGGTGTCGGGAACCCAGCACGTGATCTTCTCGATCGGCTTCGCGCTCCAGGCTCTCGACTTCCACCTGCTGAACACCGTGACCTGGTTCAAGCCGAACGCGGCGCCGAACCTCGCGTGCCGCACGTTCACCCACTCGACCGAGCTGCTGATCTGGGCCGCGCCGCGCCGGAGCAAGCGCCTCCTCCACACGTTCAACTACCAGGAGATGAAGGCCACGAACGGCGGGAAGCAGATGCGCGACCTCTGGAACCTCGGCTTCGAGGCGCCGCAGGCGGGCGGCCCCCAGGTGACCTGGAGCCTCCCGACCCCCGGCAAGGGCGAGAAGGCCCACGGCGGCCACCCCACGCAGAAGCCGATCTCGCTGCTCGAGCGCGTGATCCTCTGTTCGAGCAACCCCGGCGACGTGGTCCTCGATCCCTTCAGCGGCTCCGGCACCACCGGCGTCGCGGCAGTGGCGAACGGCAGGCGCTATCTCGGCTTCGAGCGGGAGGCGGAGTATGCCGACCTCTCCCGCCGCCGGATCGCAGCGGCGCTGGACGAGGCCGGACGGCGCAAGGTCGGCGCGGCCTGA
- a CDS encoding sigma-54-dependent transcriptional regulator, translated as MSASILVIDDERTFRMLAGEALGAEGFEVEGVGNLAQARAILARSTPDVILLDRRLPDGDGLDLLRGLPPDGPQAIVITAYGDVENAVEALHAGARDYLTKPVQLADLVVKLRKVLETRGLRDRLELAKTSAAGPPLVPPTSPAMREVFDRLEIVAGSPHTPVFLLGPSGVGKQYAAEYLHSCGPGPDAPFVDVNCAALPDELVESELFGHEKGAFTDARNTRRGMIELANGGTLFLDEITTLPLRSQAKLLKFLDSMRFRRVGGEREIEVRLRVVAATNQDVAELVRTGAFREDLFHRLTVYQVHIPALAHRREDLPELARVFAKHFATKLKKPIDGLSGGALAALERYPFPGNVRELRNVIERAVILAPGREIGVRELLLPNTAVPTGVAAPYFTISLDSTGDLHPLIEVERRYVGWVLERSGGRRMNAASSLGISYPTFLKRLRELGLD; from the coding sequence ATGAGCGCGAGCATCCTGGTGATCGACGACGAGCGGACGTTCCGCATGCTGGCCGGCGAGGCCCTCGGCGCCGAGGGCTTCGAGGTCGAGGGGGTGGGGAACCTCGCCCAGGCGCGGGCGATCCTCGCGCGCTCCACGCCGGACGTGATCCTCCTCGATCGGAGGCTGCCCGACGGCGACGGCCTCGACCTCCTCCGGGGGCTGCCTCCCGACGGGCCCCAGGCGATCGTGATCACCGCCTACGGCGACGTCGAGAACGCGGTGGAGGCGCTCCACGCAGGCGCCCGCGACTACCTCACCAAGCCGGTGCAGCTCGCCGACCTGGTGGTGAAGCTGCGCAAGGTGCTCGAGACCCGGGGCCTGCGCGACCGCCTCGAGCTGGCCAAGACCAGCGCCGCCGGCCCGCCGCTGGTCCCGCCCACGAGCCCCGCCATGCGGGAGGTCTTCGATCGCCTCGAGATCGTCGCGGGCAGCCCCCACACGCCCGTCTTCCTGCTGGGACCGTCCGGCGTGGGGAAGCAGTATGCCGCCGAGTACCTCCACTCCTGCGGCCCCGGCCCCGACGCCCCCTTCGTCGACGTGAACTGCGCCGCCCTCCCCGACGAGCTCGTGGAGAGCGAGCTCTTCGGCCACGAGAAGGGCGCCTTCACCGACGCGCGCAACACCCGGCGCGGCATGATCGAGCTCGCGAACGGCGGGACCCTCTTCCTCGACGAGATCACGACGCTGCCGCTGCGGTCGCAGGCCAAGCTGCTCAAGTTCCTCGACTCGATGCGCTTCCGCCGGGTGGGCGGCGAGAGGGAGATCGAGGTCCGCCTGCGGGTGGTCGCCGCGACCAACCAGGACGTGGCGGAGCTGGTGCGCACCGGCGCGTTCCGCGAGGACCTCTTCCACCGGCTCACCGTGTACCAGGTCCACATCCCGGCGCTGGCGCACCGGCGCGAGGATCTGCCGGAGCTGGCGCGGGTCTTCGCCAAGCACTTCGCCACCAAGCTGAAGAAGCCGATCGACGGGCTCTCCGGCGGCGCCCTCGCCGCCCTCGAGCGATACCCCTTCCCGGGGAACGTGCGCGAGCTCCGCAACGTCATCGAGCGCGCGGTGATCCTGGCTCCCGGCCGGGAGATCGGCGTGCGCGAGCTGCTCCTGCCGAACACCGCCGTGCCCACGGGGGTCGCGGCGCCGTACTTCACGATCTCCCTCGACTCGACCGGCGATCTCCACCCGCTCATCGAGGTGGAGCGGCGCTACGTGGGCTGGGTCCTCGAGCGCAGCGGCGGCCGGCGCATGAACGCCGCTTCGTCACTGGGGATCTCCTACCCCACCTTCCTCAAGCGCCTGCGCGAGCTCGGGCTCGACTAA
- a CDS encoding GNAT family N-acetyltransferase, producing MSCATELIELAVGAPEEHIDYKILVAGEGDELAGYVCFGPTPMTEATWDLYWIASTPAFRGKGAGSRLLLAMEEDVRRRGGMQVRIETSSMGEYAATRAFYDRHAYAEASRLPDFYKPGDDLVTLYKKI from the coding sequence GTGAGCTGCGCAACCGAGCTCATCGAGCTCGCCGTGGGCGCTCCTGAGGAGCACATCGATTACAAGATCCTGGTGGCGGGCGAGGGCGACGAGCTCGCCGGCTACGTCTGCTTCGGTCCCACACCGATGACCGAAGCCACCTGGGACCTCTACTGGATCGCGTCCACGCCGGCCTTCCGGGGCAAGGGCGCCGGCTCGCGCCTCCTCCTCGCCATGGAGGAGGACGTGCGCAGGCGCGGCGGCATGCAGGTGCGAATCGAGACCTCGTCGATGGGCGAATACGCCGCCACGAGGGCCTTCTACGATCGCCACGCGTATGCCGAGGCCTCGCGTCTGCCCGACTTCTACAAGCCGGGCGACGACCTGGTCACGCTCTACAAAAAGATTTAG
- a CDS encoding cob(I)yrinic acid a,c-diamide adenosyltransferase, producing MTFHIYTKTGDKGQTGLFGGGRVRKDDPRVEAYGAVDELNAALGIAEAEIGDEAIKGWIKKIQDELFVVGAELSTPDPDAVKRQVVPVGPDQVSWMESTIDTIDAEVPPLRQFVLPGGHRGAAHLHLARTICRRAERRVLTFSDHAEVRTEVITYLNRLSDLLFMLARLVNHRSGIAEPVWNPPLRKG from the coding sequence GTGACCTTCCACATCTACACGAAGACCGGCGACAAGGGGCAGACGGGCCTCTTCGGTGGCGGACGCGTCCGCAAGGACGATCCGCGGGTCGAGGCATACGGCGCGGTCGACGAGCTGAACGCCGCCCTCGGAATCGCCGAGGCCGAGATCGGCGACGAGGCGATCAAGGGCTGGATCAAGAAGATCCAGGACGAGCTCTTCGTCGTCGGCGCCGAGCTCTCGACGCCCGACCCCGACGCCGTGAAGCGCCAGGTGGTCCCGGTGGGCCCCGACCAGGTGAGCTGGATGGAGTCGACCATCGACACCATCGACGCCGAGGTGCCGCCGCTGCGGCAGTTCGTGCTCCCGGGCGGGCATCGGGGCGCAGCGCACCTCCACCTCGCCCGGACGATCTGCCGGCGGGCGGAGCGGCGGGTGCTCACCTTCTCGGACCACGCGGAGGTCCGGACCGAGGTCATCACCTACCTCAACCGCCTCTCCGATCTGCTCTTCATGCTCGCGCGCCTGGTGAACCACCGCAGCGGGATCGCCGAGCCGGTCTGGAACCCGCCGCTTCGAAAGGGATGA
- the queG gene encoding tRNA epoxyqueuosine(34) reductase QueG gives MMLSAEDRGALLRRLGREAGFDLVGLAPARALDPSPFEQYFAEGLHADMEWMRDERRVDPRLLLPGAKTVAVFALSYFDPAASPGRVARYARGTDYHSILRRKLRKLRKALAAADPGVRTYGSVDWGPIAEKPWAQAAGLGWIGKNGCLITRSHGSWVVLGALVLDQECLPYDEPHRDFCGDCAACLPSCPTRAFPRPYVVDASRCLSYQTIENRGAVPDELKEGTSGWIFGCDACQEVCPWNRRFAEPTREAGFLPRTQALWDVPLARLISMDHAEWSGRARGTAMARPKHFGTVRNALLAAGESGDLSLVDACATRLDDPHEGVRDAAEWAVRRLGSDPDELRRAAEALPPCGAGLDDTSSHGDDGAP, from the coding sequence ATGATGTTGTCTGCGGAGGATCGCGGCGCTCTCTTGCGGCGCCTCGGCCGCGAGGCCGGCTTCGACCTGGTGGGCCTCGCGCCCGCCCGCGCCCTGGATCCGTCCCCCTTCGAACAGTACTTCGCCGAGGGCCTCCACGCCGATATGGAGTGGATGCGGGACGAGCGCCGCGTGGATCCCCGCCTGCTCCTCCCCGGCGCGAAGACGGTGGCGGTCTTCGCGCTCTCCTACTTCGATCCCGCCGCGAGCCCCGGCCGAGTCGCCCGCTACGCGAGGGGCACCGACTACCACTCGATCCTCCGGCGCAAGCTCCGGAAGCTGCGCAAGGCGCTCGCCGCTGCCGACCCCGGCGTTCGCACCTACGGCTCGGTGGACTGGGGCCCGATCGCGGAGAAGCCGTGGGCGCAGGCGGCGGGGCTGGGCTGGATCGGCAAGAACGGCTGCCTGATCACGCGCAGCCACGGGAGCTGGGTAGTCCTGGGTGCGCTCGTCCTCGACCAGGAGTGTCTCCCCTACGACGAGCCGCATCGGGACTTCTGCGGCGACTGCGCGGCCTGCCTCCCGTCCTGCCCCACCCGCGCCTTTCCGCGGCCCTACGTGGTCGACGCGTCCCGGTGCCTCTCCTATCAGACGATCGAGAACCGCGGCGCGGTGCCCGACGAGCTCAAGGAGGGAACCTCGGGTTGGATCTTCGGCTGCGACGCCTGCCAAGAGGTCTGCCCATGGAACCGGCGCTTCGCCGAGCCGACCCGGGAGGCCGGCTTCCTTCCCCGCACCCAAGCGCTGTGGGACGTACCCCTGGCCCGGCTGATCTCGATGGACCACGCCGAGTGGAGCGGGAGGGCCCGGGGGACGGCGATGGCGCGCCCGAAGCACTTCGGCACGGTCCGCAACGCCCTCCTCGCGGCGGGCGAGAGCGGAGACCTCTCCCTGGTCGACGCGTGCGCCACGCGGCTCGACGATCCGCACGAAGGCGTGCGCGACGCCGCGGAATGGGCGGTGCGCCGCCTGGG
- the nhaA gene encoding Na+/H+ antiporter NhaA has protein sequence MDRNPRRSTSALIELFRPFASFFRVEALGGTLLLAAAVAALVWANSGFREAYLSLWELPLVVGIASWSIDEHLLFWVNDLLMAFFFLLVGMEIKRELLVGELASPRKAALPILAAVGGMLVPAALYTAIAHGSGAARAWGVPMATDIAFALGVLRVLGDRIPKGLVAYLAALAIIDDLGAILVIAIFYSSSISWVALLVAAVIALALVAMNRLGVDRPGLYVLLGLPLWVAVHSSGIHATIAGVIVGMCIPARSRASAEQVFADAESLTAVARDPASTEGTVTGALGALRDRVRALESPLASFEHALNPWVGFLIVPLFALANAGVVLVGASPAFLLEPAAFGVIVGLVLGKPIGIIGVTILAVKTGVASLPSGVTGRHILGAGILGGIGFTMSLFVAGLAFEPGSALHVQAKIGILVASLIAGVAGLLVLRGAPTSGARTQAPSEGRPTSSRASAIRAGST, from the coding sequence ATGGATCGCAACCCGCGCCGGTCCACCTCGGCGCTCATCGAGCTCTTCCGTCCCTTCGCGTCGTTCTTCCGGGTCGAGGCCCTCGGCGGCACGCTGCTCCTCGCTGCCGCCGTCGCCGCCCTCGTCTGGGCCAACTCGGGCTTTCGCGAGGCCTACCTCTCGCTCTGGGAGCTGCCCCTCGTCGTCGGCATCGCGTCGTGGTCCATCGACGAGCACCTGCTCTTCTGGGTGAACGACCTGCTGATGGCGTTCTTCTTCCTGCTCGTGGGCATGGAGATCAAGCGCGAGCTCCTGGTGGGCGAGCTCGCGTCGCCGAGGAAGGCGGCCCTCCCGATCCTCGCCGCCGTCGGCGGCATGCTGGTCCCGGCGGCGCTCTACACGGCGATCGCCCACGGCAGCGGGGCGGCCCGGGCGTGGGGCGTCCCGATGGCCACGGACATCGCCTTCGCCCTGGGCGTGCTGCGCGTCCTCGGCGACCGGATCCCGAAGGGCCTCGTCGCCTACCTCGCCGCCCTCGCGATCATCGACGACCTCGGCGCGATCCTGGTGATCGCGATCTTCTACTCCTCCTCGATCTCCTGGGTCGCGCTCCTGGTAGCAGCCGTCATCGCGCTCGCTCTCGTCGCGATGAACCGCCTCGGCGTGGACCGACCCGGGCTCTACGTCCTCCTCGGGCTGCCCCTCTGGGTCGCCGTACATTCCAGCGGCATCCACGCCACCATCGCCGGCGTGATCGTGGGCATGTGCATCCCTGCCCGGAGCCGGGCGAGCGCGGAGCAGGTCTTCGCCGATGCGGAGAGCCTCACCGCTGTCGCCCGGGATCCCGCGTCCACCGAGGGAACCGTGACGGGGGCGCTGGGCGCGCTCCGCGACCGCGTGCGCGCGCTCGAGTCTCCGCTCGCCTCGTTCGAGCACGCGCTCAACCCCTGGGTGGGCTTCCTGATCGTGCCGCTCTTCGCCCTCGCCAACGCGGGCGTCGTCCTCGTGGGGGCTTCGCCGGCCTTCCTCCTCGAGCCCGCCGCCTTCGGCGTGATCGTCGGCCTCGTCCTCGGCAAGCCGATCGGGATCATCGGCGTGACGATCCTCGCGGTGAAGACCGGGGTCGCCTCCCTCCCGAGCGGCGTCACGGGGCGTCACATCCTCGGGGCCGGCATCCTCGGCGGAATCGGCTTCACGATGTCGCTCTTCGTCGCGGGCCTGGCGTTCGAGCCGGGGTCCGCTCTCCACGTCCAGGCGAAGATCGGGATCCTGGTGGCGTCGCTCATCGCCGGGGTCGCGGGCCTGCTCGTACTCCGGGGCGCACCGACTTCGGGCGCGAGGACTCAGGCGCCTTCGGAGGGAAGGCCCACGAGCTCGCGCGCCTCGGCGATCCGGGCGGGATCGACGTAG